In the genome of Vicia villosa cultivar HV-30 ecotype Madison, WI linkage group LG7, Vvil1.0, whole genome shotgun sequence, one region contains:
- the LOC131617858 gene encoding cysteine proteinase inhibitor-like, with protein MATLGGTTEVVEYTQNNVEINNLALFAVQDHNIKQNGVLEFVRVLSAKKQVVSGTLYDIVLETKDGGKQKVYEAKILEKPWLNFKEVQEFKLVSENDDAPSSSTV; from the exons ATGGCAACTCTAGGTGGCACAACTGAGGTGGTGGAATATACACAAAACAACGTTGAGATTAATAACCTTGCTCTCTTTGCTGTTCAAGATCACAACATAAAACAG AATGGAGTTTTGGAGTTTGTGAGAGTTTTGAGTGCAAAGAAACAAGTGGTTTCTGGAACGTTGTATGATATCGTTTTGGAGACAAAGGATGGTGGGAAACAAAAGGTGTATGAAGCAAAGATTTTGGAAAAGCCATGGTTGAACTTTAAGGAAGTGCAGGAGTTTAAACTTGTCAGTGAAAATGATGATGCTCCTTCTTCGTCTACGGTTTAA